A single genomic interval of Monodelphis domestica isolate mMonDom1 chromosome X, mMonDom1.pri, whole genome shotgun sequence harbors:
- the SUV39H1 gene encoding histone-lysine N-methyltransferase SUV39H1 isoform X2, with the protein MAPPPAPPKARPRPARAMFSRGSRLASPMSLALRGGKMAENLKDCKVCGKSSWSQLQNLCRLAKTSCPALGISRKNLYIFEVDYLCNYKKVRDKEYYLVKWRGYPESENTWEPRRNLRCANTLKQFHRDLEGEIIRRTGRRPRTVPPRHLDAALVEFLLQKGRQRKALQRWERELNARRSHKGSISVENEVDLNGPPKGFSYINEYKVAEGIAVTQVAIGCECKNCLEAPVNGCCPGVSLNKFAYNIQGQVRLQAGQPIYECNSRCRCSDDCPNRVVQRGISYNLCIFRTSNGRGWGVRTLEKIRRHSFVMEYVGEIITSEEAERRGQVYDRQGITYLFDLDYVEDVYTVDAAYYGNVSHFVNHSCNPNLQVYNVFIDNLDERLPRIAFFATRTIWAGEELTFDYNMQGSPKKRVRIECKCGTEFCRKYLF; encoded by the exons ATGGCCCCACCCCCGGCCCCGCCCAAGGCCCGCCCAAGGCCCGCCCGCGCGATGTTCTCGCGCGGCTCGAGGCTTGCCTCGCCAATGTCCTTAGCACTCAGGGGGGGGAAGATGGCGGAAAATTTAAAAG ACTGCAAAGTGTGTGGCAAGTCTTCTTGGAGCCAACTGCAGAACTTGTGCCGGCTGGCCAAGACCTCCTGCCCTGCTCTTGGCATCTCCCGAAAGAATCTGTATATCTTTGAGGTGGACTATCTGTGCAACTATAAGAAAGTCCGG GACAAGGAGTACTACCTTGTAAAATGGAGAGGCTACCCTGAATCTGAAAACACCTGGGAGCCACGCCGGAACTTGAGGTGTGCCAACACCTTGAAGCAGTTCCACCGAGATCTGGAGGGTGAGATAATCCGCCGAACGGGGAGAAGGCCTAGGACTGTGCCTCCTCGACACCTGGATGCAGCCCTGGTAGAGTTCTTATTGCAGAAGGGCCGTCAGCGGAAGGCTCTACAGCGTTGGGAGCGAGAACTGAATGCTAGGCGCTCTCACAAGGGCAGCATCTCGGTAGAAAATGAAGTGGACTTAAATGGGCCCCCCAAGGGCTTTTCATACATCAATGAGTATAAGGTGGCTGAAGGGATTGCCGTGACCCAAGTGGCCATAGGCTGTGAGTGTAAGAACTGTCTGGAAGCCCCAGTCAATGGCTGCTGCCCAGGTGTATCACTCAACAAGTTTGCTTATAACATCCAAGGTCAGGTGCGGCTGCAAGCTGGCCAGCCCATCTATGAGTGTAACTCCCGTTGCCGCTGCAGTGATGACTGCCCTAACCGTGTGGTGCAGAGGGGCATTAGCTACAACCTGTGCATCTTCCGTACATCAAATGGGCGCGGCTGGGGTGTCCGCACACTGGAGAAGATTCGCCGCCACAGCTTCGTCATGGAATATGTGGGTGAG ATCATCACTTCTGAGGAGGCCGAGCGTCGTGGGCAGGTCTATGATCGGCAGGGGATCACCTACCTCTTTGATTTGGACTACGTGGAGGATGTCTACACGGTGGATGCAGCGTACTACGGGAATGTCTCTCACTTTGTCAACCATAGC TGTAACCCCAACCTTCAGGTTTACAATGTCTTCATTGACAATCTGGATGAACGCCTACCACGAATTGCCTTTTTTGCCACCCGAACTATCTGGGCAGGCGAGGAGCTAACCTTTGACTACAACATGCAAG
- the SUV39H1 gene encoding histone-lysine N-methyltransferase SUV39H1 isoform X1, whose amino-acid sequence MAPPPAPPKARPRPARAMFSRGSRLASPMSLALRGGKMAENLKDCKVCGKSSWSQLQNLCRLAKTSCPALGISRKNLYIFEVDYLCNYKKVRDKEYYLVKWRGYPESENTWEPRRNLRCANTLKQFHRDLEGEIIRRTGRRPRTVPPRHLDAALVEFLLQKGRQRKALQRWERELNARRSHKGSISVENEVDLNGPPKGFSYINEYKVAEGIAVTQVAIGCECKNCLEAPVNGCCPGVSLNKFAYNIQGQVRLQAGQPIYECNSRCRCSDDCPNRVVQRGISYNLCIFRTSNGRGWGVRTLEKIRRHSFVMEYVGEIITSEEAERRGQVYDRQGITYLFDLDYVEDVYTVDAAYYGNVSHFVNHSCNPNLQVYNVFIDNLDERLPRIAFFATRTIWAGEELTFDYNMQVDPVDMESTRMDSNFGLAGLTGSPKKRVRIECKCGTEFCRKYLF is encoded by the exons ATGGCCCCACCCCCGGCCCCGCCCAAGGCCCGCCCAAGGCCCGCCCGCGCGATGTTCTCGCGCGGCTCGAGGCTTGCCTCGCCAATGTCCTTAGCACTCAGGGGGGGGAAGATGGCGGAAAATTTAAAAG ACTGCAAAGTGTGTGGCAAGTCTTCTTGGAGCCAACTGCAGAACTTGTGCCGGCTGGCCAAGACCTCCTGCCCTGCTCTTGGCATCTCCCGAAAGAATCTGTATATCTTTGAGGTGGACTATCTGTGCAACTATAAGAAAGTCCGG GACAAGGAGTACTACCTTGTAAAATGGAGAGGCTACCCTGAATCTGAAAACACCTGGGAGCCACGCCGGAACTTGAGGTGTGCCAACACCTTGAAGCAGTTCCACCGAGATCTGGAGGGTGAGATAATCCGCCGAACGGGGAGAAGGCCTAGGACTGTGCCTCCTCGACACCTGGATGCAGCCCTGGTAGAGTTCTTATTGCAGAAGGGCCGTCAGCGGAAGGCTCTACAGCGTTGGGAGCGAGAACTGAATGCTAGGCGCTCTCACAAGGGCAGCATCTCGGTAGAAAATGAAGTGGACTTAAATGGGCCCCCCAAGGGCTTTTCATACATCAATGAGTATAAGGTGGCTGAAGGGATTGCCGTGACCCAAGTGGCCATAGGCTGTGAGTGTAAGAACTGTCTGGAAGCCCCAGTCAATGGCTGCTGCCCAGGTGTATCACTCAACAAGTTTGCTTATAACATCCAAGGTCAGGTGCGGCTGCAAGCTGGCCAGCCCATCTATGAGTGTAACTCCCGTTGCCGCTGCAGTGATGACTGCCCTAACCGTGTGGTGCAGAGGGGCATTAGCTACAACCTGTGCATCTTCCGTACATCAAATGGGCGCGGCTGGGGTGTCCGCACACTGGAGAAGATTCGCCGCCACAGCTTCGTCATGGAATATGTGGGTGAG ATCATCACTTCTGAGGAGGCCGAGCGTCGTGGGCAGGTCTATGATCGGCAGGGGATCACCTACCTCTTTGATTTGGACTACGTGGAGGATGTCTACACGGTGGATGCAGCGTACTACGGGAATGTCTCTCACTTTGTCAACCATAGC TGTAACCCCAACCTTCAGGTTTACAATGTCTTCATTGACAATCTGGATGAACGCCTACCACGAATTGCCTTTTTTGCCACCCGAACTATCTGGGCAGGCGAGGAGCTAACCTTTGACTACAACATGCAAG